Genomic window (Bosea vaviloviae):
GGCGGCAACTGGTTCAGGACCTGCCCGAGCTGAAGCTCTGGGCCATCGTCTATCTCTGGCTGATCGCAATGATCGCGCTGCCGCTCGCGCTGCCGAGCCCGGCCTTGGGACTTGCGGTGGACGTCGTCCTGACAGCCGGTATCGTCGGCGTGATGAGCCTCCGGCAGCGGAGCCTGTCACTGGGCCTCTATGCGGTCGTCGCCTGGCTGTTCCACGCCGCTGCATTGCCGCTCGGCTTCTTCCAGGCGCGCAAAGCCCCGGAAGCCTGGATCGAGAGCCGGATCGTCAAGGATATCTAGCAGGCTTCTGCAGCAGCCTGCGCCCGCACCCTGTTTATGCTCGGAACCGCCGCGTCATCCTGGACAAGCGGCGAAGCCGCGCAGCTCCGGGATCCATCGTAGAGCCAGACTCCTCAAAGGATTGGCCCTACGATGGATCCCGGGCCTCCGCTTCGCTACCCCAGGATGACGGAGTGGTTCCGAGGATGAGCAGCATCCTGCGCTAGGGACTTGCCCGGGCGGGCTCATCCGCCTGCAAGCGGCTGCGCCGCACGAAGCTGAGCAGCACGAGCCACGCGGCCACGACGATGGCGCCTTCGATCACGTAAAGCGCGATGAAGGTGCCGACCGGGGCTGCGAGCCAGGTCGCCACCGCGAGGAGGGCGCTGCCCAGCAGGTTGGCTCCGTTCAGGATCCAGGCTCTCGCATCCTGCCGCCCCGAGGCGCCGAGCAAGTCGATCGCGGCCGCCCAGGCGCCGACGAGGACGATGGTGCCGGAAAGGCAGCGCACGAAGAACGAAAGATCGTGATAGTCGCGGCCAAACAACGCCGGAAGCTTGGGCGCCAGCATGAACAGGATGAGGAATGTCGTCAGGCTGAGGGCAAGCGCCGCGATCAGGGCCCGTTTTGCCATGGGCAAGGCGAGGTACAGGCCGTCGCGGCTCTCCCTTGCAAGGCGCGGATAGATCAGCCGGTTCAAGGCATCGATCGAGAGATAGCTGCTGTCTACGATCCGCCTGGCCACGCCATAGCTTCCCACCGTCTCGATCGGCGTGAAGAGGCCGATCACGAGCAGGTCGACATTCGAGCGGACGGCCCGCATCACGAATTGCGAGCTGAACAGGATGCCGGCCCGCAGCTCCTCGCGCAGGATCGTGAGCCGGGGCCGGCCGAGGGGGCGCAGCCATGCGGCTCCGACCAGGGCGAAGAGAAGATTCCCGCCGCACTGCCAGACAGCCCATTCCGACAGGCTCGATACCTGGAACAGCATGCAGGCAAGCGCCGCGGTGGCCATGCGCCCAAAAGCGAAGCCGACGACCGCGCGATTGGCCGCATCAAGCCGGCCGAGGCCGAGGAATGCGGTTTCGACGAGAAGGATCACCCTTACGAGAACGACATTGCCCAGGAACAGCAGCGCCAGGGTCGTCGTGTCCACGGAGGGGCCGGAACTCATATGGACCCAGGAACTCATATGGGACCAGGAACTGATGTGGGCCCAGGATGACATCGCCGCGACGCCGCCGATGACGAGCACGGCTCCGCTCAGGCCGATCAGAACAAGGTTGTGACCGAGCAGACTCGTATAGCTCGCGGGCTCGCGCGAGACCCTGCGAAGCAGGCAGTCGGAGGCGCCGAGGCCGCAAATCTGAACCGCAATGGCGGTTACGGCCGAAATCTGCACGAAGAGACCGAACTCGATCGGCCCCAGCGAGCGCGCCAGAATGGCGAAGGTCACGAGCTGTGAAAGGGCGGCTGATGCCAAGGATCCGCTCGACAGCAAATAGCTGATGAGGACTGGACGGGCGAGCCGGATTCTCCGGCCGGCATCCTTCAGGCCTTTTGCCAAGAAAAACCCCCATTCAGACTGAAAGCATAGGTTGAATTTTACAATCAAGAGTCGATCTAAATGCCTCGAACGCAGATACTTGATTGAATGGACGTGTCCGAAAAATAGGTCAATTCTATGATGATATATTATAGGAGTACTTTATTTAAAATTCGTGATCTGTGTTTATACGCTGCTATGCGCTTGCCTATTAAGGTTAATTTTTAGTTACCATAGCTATCATAGGTTGCATCAACTTGCCCAAAGAAGGTTACATCAACCCATGGGTGAGATCACAAAAATTCCGTGGATCCGGGGGGGCATAGGGCCCCGAGCGCGGCCGCATGCCTTGTTCCGCTCCTCCGCGCGAGAGGTGGGGCGAGTTCGCGGGGCAAGATGCGTGTCGTCGGCGGCTGCCATCACCTCAAGCGACGCCGGCATGTCTTTCGACGCCGGCATGGCTTTCGACGCCGGCATGTCTTTCTCGATCTCGCGACCTGGTCCGCGCGGCGCGAACCGAACTCCAAGATCTCCAAGATCTCCAAGAACTCCACGATCTTCAAGCCAGGCGTACCCTCTTACTGACGCGGGTCGACATGTATTTCTCAGCTGACGATAGCAAGATGCAGCGCGAGGGTGGCGCCCCTTATCGACGGACCGTCGAATTGGTGCCGCTGCCCGTCCGCGCGATCAGCGCCGCCCAGATTCTGGGCTGGCTGCTGCGCGGCTGGCTTTGGCTGGTGATTGCAGCACTCCTGGGCGCCGTCGCGGCGGTCGGCGGCGCACAGCTCCTGACACCACGCTTCACGGCGACGACGGAGCTGACGATCGCGCCATCCAATCTGCTGATCGCGCCCAACGATCTCTACGCAACGAATATTCAGAGCGACAGCCAGATCCTGGATGTCGAGAGCAAGATGAGGATGATTTCCTCGGGAAACGTCTTGCGCCGGGTCGTCAATCAGCTCGATCTGAAGAACGATCCCGAATTCGCGAGTAAAACGTCGCTGCTCCGCTTCTGGGAAGCTTTCGATCCAGCTCCGCCATCCACCGGGGTGTCGGACCTCGCCAGCACCCTGGCCAGACGCATGACCATTGTCCGGCAGGAGCGTTCCTATGTCGTGTCCCTGTCGATCTGGGCGAGTGAAGCGGCCATGTCGGCGCGGCTCGCCAATGCCGTTGCCGAAGCCTTCCGCGACGAAGTCGTGCGGGCCGATGCCGAGCGCGTCGGGCGGGCGGCGCAAGGGCTGACCGCCCGGGTCGGCGAGATCAAGGCCGCGGCGGCCGAGGCGGAAGATCGGGTCGAAGCCTTCCGCCTCGCCCATGGCCTGCAGCAGGGCGCCTCCAAGCAGCCGCTCGGTGCGGAAGCCCTGGAGCGGATGAGCGCCAAGCTGATCGATGCCAAGGCGCGGCTGGCCGAGGCGGAGGCGCGCAACAACGAGGTCTCGCGCGCGCTCTCGGAGCATGGCGCGCAGGCAGGCGCCGTCCAGTCGCAGGCGCTGAGCGGATTATTCACCGAGGAGGCCACCTTGCGCCGGCAAATTGCGGCGCTGTCCAGGACCTTGGGGCCGCGCCATCCCTCGCTCGGAAACCTGCTGGCCGAGGCCGATGCCATGAGCAAGGCGATCAGGTCGGAGATCGAGCGGCTTCGGCGCGCGGCCCGCAGCGAGGTCGATCAGGCCAGGGCGGCGCTCGCTGCGCTGAACGGGGAGACGCGCACCTTGCGCGGGAACGTCTCCGTCGACGACCAGGCCCAGGTGAAACTGCGGGAACTCGAGCGCGAGGCAAGCGCCAAGACCGCGCTTTACCAGACCTTTCTGACGCGGGCAGGCGAGGCCGCGCAGCGACAGCAGATCGACGCGACGGATGTCCGCGTGATCACGCTTGCGACCGCTCCGTTGCAGCCGCGCTGGCCGCCCCGCCCCATCATCGCGGCTGCAGCAGGCATGGCGTTGGGCCTCCTTCTCGCCGCGGGCCTGCTCCTGGGCCTCGGCTATCTCCGCGAATTTCGGTCCGGCGGGAGGGCCGCGACATGACCCTGACGAACCATAAGCACGAGAGCGCGAGCGAGGGTTTCGCAGGGGCGCTGCTCTTCACGGCGACGCTGCTGTTCTACCTGGTCACGCTGACGCCGTTCATCGACCTGTCGGCGGCCGATGCGAGCGCAGCCGCCACCGGCAAGTCGAACATGATCAATCAGCTCGTCTATCTCGGGCTGACGGCGGCCCTGTGGTGGACCGTCTTGAATTCGCCGGCTCGCCAGCTGGTCGGGCGCCCGCGCACCATCCTGGTCGCGCTGCTCGTCTGGTTCGGGATCGTTTCGGCGCTCTCGCTGCATCCCGACCTGGCGCTCAAGCGCGTCTTCCTGGCAACGCTCACGATCGCGAATGGCAGCGTCCTGCTGCTGCTGCCGCGCTCCGAGCGCCAGTTCGCCGGCATGCTCACGCTCGGCTGCCTCGGCACCCTGGGGCTTGCCTATCTCGGCGTCGCCCTGCTGCCCCATTTTTCGATCCATCAGGCCAGCGAGATCCGCGAGCCGATG
Coding sequences:
- a CDS encoding lipopolysaccharide biosynthesis protein; protein product: MASAALSQLVTFAILARSLGPIEFGLFVQISAVTAIAVQICGLGASDCLLRRVSREPASYTSLLGHNLVLIGLSGAVLVIGGVAAMSSWAHISSWSHMSSWVHMSSGPSVDTTTLALLFLGNVVLVRVILLVETAFLGLGRLDAANRAVVGFAFGRMATAALACMLFQVSSLSEWAVWQCGGNLLFALVGAAWLRPLGRPRLTILREELRAGILFSSQFVMRAVRSNVDLLVIGLFTPIETVGSYGVARRIVDSSYLSIDALNRLIYPRLARESRDGLYLALPMAKRALIAALALSLTTFLILFMLAPKLPALFGRDYHDLSFFVRCLSGTIVLVGAWAAAIDLLGASGRQDARAWILNGANLLGSALLAVATWLAAPVGTFIALYVIEGAIVVAAWLVLLSFVRRSRLQADEPARASP
- a CDS encoding GumC family protein, which encodes MYFSADDSKMQREGGAPYRRTVELVPLPVRAISAAQILGWLLRGWLWLVIAALLGAVAAVGGAQLLTPRFTATTELTIAPSNLLIAPNDLYATNIQSDSQILDVESKMRMISSGNVLRRVVNQLDLKNDPEFASKTSLLRFWEAFDPAPPSTGVSDLASTLARRMTIVRQERSYVVSLSIWASEAAMSARLANAVAEAFRDEVVRADAERVGRAAQGLTARVGEIKAAAAEAEDRVEAFRLAHGLQQGASKQPLGAEALERMSAKLIDAKARLAEAEARNNEVSRALSEHGAQAGAVQSQALSGLFTEEATLRRQIAALSRTLGPRHPSLGNLLAEADAMSKAIRSEIERLRRAARSEVDQARAALAALNGETRTLRGNVSVDDQAQVKLRELEREASAKTALYQTFLTRAGEAAQRQQIDATDVRVITLATAPLQPRWPPRPIIAAAAGMALGLLLAAGLLLGLGYLREFRSGGRAAT